Genomic segment of Hydra vulgaris chromosome 08, alternate assembly HydraT2T_AEP:
tccttgtgtttaaactttatattaactGTGTACCTTGTGCTGTCTTTCTGTTTAAGAAATTGACaactaattattcaaaaaatattttaaaaatgaactttcaaaatgaaattttctTAGGTTAAAGAAAAGAATAAAGGGTTAGGTTAAAAAAGAAGGTTAAAGAACTTTTCTTaggctaaaaatattttttcttttttaaaattaaattttcttaggCTAAAATGAATCTTTAGTagaaaacatacaaaaaatgtaattcaagtttataattataatatttaaatattctctaaaaaccaaaaaaattcaacaatatttcaaaaaaatctaaaaaataagtcttaagtaatatttattataaagtgaTACACACAATAAACAAggatatttttgtaaaaattgtgcCCAAATTCTTGGTATGGTTTCAACATAGAAAGTTGCATGTAAACTCTACAGGGCTTTGCATTAGAGCATATAGAAACCTTTATTGCCCACCCAACTCATATTTTGTTGCTACAATCCTGAAATACAGTACTGTGTACATACCATAAAGTGTatgatttaaaagtaattaaaaaatatggattGGAAAGACAAAAACAAGTtcgaaatatcaaaaaaaaaaatttaagtagcagttgatatatttaactaaaaacttattcatacaagctaaaaaaaattatatatgctcagcttatatcatttattataaaactaaatgggAACttataaagccaaaaaaattttcaaaaggaaaaagttaacattttagTCATTACTATCTAAgagtttgtatatataatatatatatatatatatatatatatatatatatatatatatatatatatatatatatatatatatatatatatatatatatatatatatatatatacatatatcttaatatatataaagggcaatgtgtgtgtgtttgtttgtttgttctcTATAGAAATCCAAACCGCCGGACCGATCTCGATGAAAtttggcatatatatatatatatatatatatatatatatatatatatatatatatatatatatatatatatatatatatatatatatatatatatatatatatatcttaatatatataaagggCAATGTGAGTGTGTTTCTTTGAATGTTATCTATAGAAATCCAAACCGCTGGACCGATCtcaatgaaatttggcatgGGGGTAGTCCTCGAGGAGGAGAAGGTTCTTAGCTGGGTTTTGACCCCGTACCCCAACCCCCGGGGTCAGGGGGGCCCAAAAATAGTCCCCCCTGACCCCGGGGTCAGGGGGGCCATTTTTTGGGCCCATTTTTGGGCCCATTTTTGTGTACAGATATCAGGGAAGCCAGTTTAAATATTGGCCCGGGCAACGCCGGGTAACTCCAGCTAGGTATATATAAAGGGcaatgtgtgtttgtgtgtgtgattgtttgtttgtttgttctcTATAGAAATCAAAACCGCCGGACCGATCTCGATAAAATTTGGCATGGGTGTAGTCCTCGAGGGGGAGAAGTTTCTTAGCTGGGTTTTGACCCCGTACCCCGACCCTCGGGGTCAGGGGGGCCCAAAAATGGGATCCAGTGTGGCTCTGCAGCCTCAGCTGTGCAATTTGGCAAAACCTAAAAGCTTCCTACCTGTGGAGGAGTGTCAGAACACTTCATTTGACAACAAACATGAGGGTAAAATTGTCTGGTGATCTGTCAGCAGGAGCCTTTTCCAATCAGCTCCTTGCCTTGGGCAATGGTGAGGCAGCAGTTGATGTGCAGACAGGGCTCATTAAATTCCCTGCCAACTTTTGCACACTGGTGGATTCTGCAGAGGAACTCATTGTCAAGGTGTTTCCCAACATCCAGCAGAGTTTCACCAGACATGACTGGATCTGTGAGAGAGCTATTCTGGCTCCCAAAAATGAGTCTGTCACCAAGATCAATATGCAGATCCAGAAAATGCTCCCAGGAAATGAAAAGTCCTACAACTCCATTGACATGGTTATGGACCCCAGTGAAGCTGTCAACTATCCAACAGAATTTCTGAACTCTTTAGAACCATCTGGATGTCCTCCTCACATTCTTCACCTGAAAGTTGGAG
This window contains:
- the LOC136083022 gene encoding ATP-dependent DNA helicase PIF6-like, with the protein product MRVKLSGDLSAGAFSNQLLALGNGEAAVDVQTGLIKFPANFCTLVDSAEELIVKVFPNIQQSFTRHDWICERAILAPKNESVTKINMQIQKMLPGNEKSYNSIDMVMDPSEAVNYPTEFLNSLEPSGCPPHILHLKVGAPIILLRNLDSPKLCNGTRLIIKAILSNLIEATILTGCGKGENVFIPRIPMIPNDLPFSFKRLQFPVRLAFAMTINKAQGQSLKVAGINLEQPCFSHGQLYVACSRVGSPRNLFILTPEEKTKNIVYQKALQ